In the genome of Dyadobacter fermentans DSM 18053, the window CTCCATTCAGACTGAAAGCCCTATGCCAGTGACGCTGATCAGCTTCAATATCGGTCAGGAAGGCGGCATTGCAAACCTGCAATGGGCTACGTCCAGCGAAGAAAACAGTAAAGGTTTTGAAATCGAGCGAAGCGAAAATGCATCTGTCTGGACCCAGATAGGGTTTATGCCGTCGCTATCGTCCGAAGCGGGTAGTAGCAGCCGACTCGACTACCATTTCGCTGATCCAGCTCCTCAGCGACCCAAGAGTTACTACCGCCTCAAAATGGTCGATGTTGATGGTAAATATACTTATAGCCAGATCAGAGTAGTGACATTTGAGAATAGTACCATGATGTACCCCTACCCAAATCCCGCCGCGGACGAATTGACCATAGAAGGATTAAATGGTTCAGAAGAGATCAAAATTCTGGATATTCTCGGGCGCACATTGATAGAATGCCGCAACGACGGTAAAAACAAGAAGACACTTAACATCCGGTCTCTTCCTGACGGAGCATACCTGATTAAGATGCAAATGCCGGATGGCTCGTCTGTTTCACAAAAAGTCATCAAGAAAAAGTAGCGCTCACACCTGGTCGCTAGTCCCCAGGGTGTAGTCCAGTCACTCCACCCACATTTTACAAATCAACCCTTCCGGAATCCGGAAGGGTGATCTTTTTACTCAACGTATGCCGAAAAACGGCAGTATTCTAAACATTTTTTTTTCCGAGGCTCAAGACGGTATTTTATTGTCCTTTAATACCATGCTTGCCCTCGATCGGCGTTTTACCGAAAAACCTTCGAAATTCTCGGCTAAATACTTGCTATCTTCATACCCGATCGATTCCGTCACTTCTATCATCGGTTGCTCCTACTTCCAATTGCTTCATGACCCTTTCCATTTTCTTGAAAGCTCATTTACAGGTACGCTTTAAGTAATCGAAGTTCAGATAAAGAACTGAAATACTTAACCCTGCTCGAAAAGCCATATCTCCAAAATTAGAGTTCGGATGGATATATTTCAAATACCATCTCTTCCAATTTGATAAGAAACCGGCTACTTATCTCATCTAATGCATTTTCCGAATGCATAACACTTTCAATGTAAATAAGCTATACTATAAACAAAAAAGCTTTTAAAATGACAAATACCAATTACGACTTCTAACAACCAATAGAAGCATAGGGATAACTTTTGATGAGATGCACAAACATAATCCAATATTTTCTCGCCACCAATGGGTTGAAGACAAGAACCGGACACAGACAGAAAATCCCCACCAAACGGGCAAGATTTCCCACCATCTTGAGGAGACTATCTTATTGCTATAATACGCTATTTTAAAAAACTGAATACACCCTTGGATGCCCCTATCTGAATAGGTATATCTTTTTCGATTGAATAAAAAAATAATCACATCAAAATGACAATTAATTCGCCCATTCCTTAAAGAATTAAGCGAGAATTTAGGCCAACAAAAAAATCAGGCAGGGGTTACTAATCTAAATTGTTTCCAATTCAATCATCAATAATTTCCAATGACATGAGAAACCATAATATTCACGAAGACTATGTAATGGTGATTGTCGATAATCGGCCGATGTATAGAGCGGGCATTAAAGCGGGCATCGAATTGATGATGCCAGAGTTCAGATTTTTGGAGTACAATTTATGTAGTGATTTACTATTGGATAGCCAGACCGGCAGCTCTACCTATTTTATGATCAGCGTCAGGGATATGTCAGACAGGGTCATTTTCAGCAATATCAAAAAAATCAGATTGCTACAAGAGGCCTGCAAGATTGTTCTTTACGGCTACCAGCGACGCATTTTCAACATTATCGGCTTCTTCCAGGAAAAAATCAATGGCTACCTGCCCGACGATTTCACAGAAAGTGAACTCAGGGAATGTGTGACGGCTCTGGTTGCAGACCGGATTTTTATCAATTCGCAATTAGCCATTGAATTAATTATTAATCCTCGGCAGGTTCGTCCCAGAAAACAGCCGTCGCCAGCCATGGCTGAAACCAAGGTCGCAAAGCTCTTGGCCACAGGTCGCTCCGACGTGTCTAACGTATATTAGCATGCGATGGTTAGATTCGGTTCACCGTCGTAATGACTATAGAACTTCCAAGTAGAGAAGATATGGAACCAAAATCCCATATCTTCTCTACTTGTCCGGATCACGGATGCTTTGCTTTTACTTCACAACAAACACCTTGGTTTGTACGTCGCCGTCTGTTGAGATGACGCGTAGCACATACATACCCGACGAAAGTCCATGTAGGTTCAATTCCCGGCTTTTAGCCAGGCTCTGTTGCAGCACCGAACTCCCTGCCAGCGTAGTTATTTCAGCCCGATACCGCTCCGCGCCCGGTACATCGATAGTCAATCTACCACTCGCAACCGGATTAGGGTAGACAGAAATTTGCCCCGTACCATTTTCAACAGACACCGTTCTGATAGCGCTAAAAGCATATGTGCCATCCAGATCGACCATTCTCAGGCGATATAGATTTTCACCTTTTTCCACTGTATTGTCGGTGTAGGCGTAATTTCTCGTAATACTGCTTTCCCCGTTTGACCGGACACTTCCGATTTTAACCCAGACCTTCCCGTTGCGGCTACGTTCTATTTCAAAGCGGTCGGAATTCACTTCTTCCGTGGTAGACCAGGTCAATAGTGCAGAATTCCCCTCTTTCCTGGCATCAAAGGCGACCAGCGTTACAGGCATAGGGCAATCGACAATGATGGTTAATGTGGCAATCGATTCGAGGCCATTGCCATCGGTTACCACGTAATCGATAGATATGGTGTCGCGCAGGCCATTGACCGGAGTAAATGTGATCGCACCCGTCACGGTATTCACATTATATTCGCCCTGGTCAGTGACAGTCAGGGTCGTCACCCGGGCAAGCGTGCCTGGCGTCAACAGTTTTACACTGGCAGGGACCAGCGGCGCACTACCTGCGATATCATTGGCCAGCACGTCAACAGTAGCGGCGTTGCAAGTAATGGTACCGTTGTCGTCCACAGCTACTGGCGGATCCGTTACGATGGCGCTTGGGCACCGCGCACCGTCACCCGGAGTAACGCCGGAAGCTGTCGAAAACAGGGTGGCTGTAAGATTTTTAAGCGGCGCGCTGATCTTGAAAATGGCCCCGCTGCCGTTATTGCCCACATACATATCGCCATCGGTATCAAAGAATGCAGTTCCAAAAGCGCCTGTGTAGGCAGAGGTTTCAATGCCTGCGCCGGTTACTGAGCCCAATGTAGTTCGGTTGCCGGTTACCGGATCAAACTGATATAGTACTTTGCTTGTTCCAAATCCATAAAGCATGCCATTGGTCGGGTTAAACGACCAGTCGTTCAAGTCGGTTGGCGAAGTGGGCAGCGTTACGGCAGTCAGGTAATTTGCTGAACCGGGATTCAGGTCGACCTTTGTGATCTGGTTGGAATTGGAGGCATACAAATACAGAATGCCATCCGGGCTGACATCTCCGGTTGCAAAACCCGGAACCGGTACCGGAAAGCCGGTCACATCATGGAATGTCACCGACCAGTCACTGCCGATCCGCACGAGCTGATTGGTGCCGTAACGGAAACCCCAGATGTAGTTATCGACGGTGTTGTAGCCGATAGCATTAATGAAAGCATTAGGGCCTTCGATCAAGGTCTGTTTGGCCAGAGTTGTAACACCACTCGAAAGGTCGAGTGTATAACCATCCGAAACGTTGGAACCGCCGATGTTCCGGTTACCGATCACATAGCTCAGTTCCGAGCATGGGAAAGCGGGCTGAGCAGCCCAGGTTGCGGAAGCTTCCCGAAAGGGATATGTAATATCACCCTTGCTTAACCCAATAAATCCCTGAAAATCGTCCAAACCTGTACAGGGTTCATATACAATGAGATTGTTCACATTCCAAAAACCTGGTTGATTGTACACAACCCGTAACTTAGCCGTGGTACTTGTAGCACTGGTAACGGACACTGTCGCGGAGGCGGGCGATGAAGCAAACGCAAGGGTACTGTCACTTGGATTATAGGTCGCCCCTGTTGCCGAGTTCAGGGTTATGCCGTTGGGGAGCTTTAACTTAAAAATTCTCGGATGTCCACCGTCGTCTGTCAGATTAACAGTAAAGTTTTGAGGTGTCCCCGCCGGCACTGCCGACGCCGGACCAGTAATTGAGAACACTGGCTCAGCCGGGCTTGGCAGACTGGGAATAGCGTCGATTGCATCTCCATGAAGACCCGCGTAGTGAATCGTATAGTCAGGCCCTAACGTAGTATTCACCGCCCCCTGTACATCCATGAAGTTTTGATAAGTCGTTGCCGGTGTGGCAACGTTTTTCATGATATACACCAGGCGGGCTGCCTTTAATTGATCCGCCCCGTCTGCAGTTCCGGATTTATCCAGGTCCGGGCGAGCCTGCGGAAAAAAAACGACCTCTCCTATATAATTGCTGTTCGCCATAGAAGGCGAGGGTTTCCCGTAGTCAATACAAAAAGAGAGTTCCGAAGAAACAAGGTTCTTATTCGCATCAAAATAGGCAGTAGCAATGGGTGCCGCCTCCTCGGGATAGGAGTCCATCACAGTATACGAGTTGGAAGTGATAAACTTTTTCCAGTAAGCTACCTGAAAACCAAATGCCGACGTTGCTGTCTGATCCCCGGTTGTATACGGGATAAAGATTTTAAAGTCCCCTCCGGCAGAGGCGACAGGACTTTCAAATGTCACAGTAACAGAGCCTGTATAAGTACGGGTTTGCAACAAATAACCCGAAGCGTTTGCCGATGTTATGGTTTCGGCGGGTGTCCCCGTTGCAGAGGTGCCCTGATAAATCTTGATAATCGCGGCGGGGGCCATGTCCAGAAAGTCAAACCGGAGCACAACTTTGCCTGTTGTTCCATCGGACAGTTCCGGATTTATTGTGGCCGCACGAAGGGGATAAACGGCATTCATCGTCTCGGTGAGTGACAATTTGCCTGATGTTGCCTTTCCGTCGCCAGTCTTTCCAGCCGGAACATTCTCAGGAAAAAAATTCACATTCTGGCTTTCATTAAAACGATACCATAAAGTTCCTCCTCCGGGATCAGGACATGATTGAGCATTCGCAAATGATAATGATACGCATGTAAAGATGATGAAGAAGAGAATGAAGTTGGTGAGCTTTTTTAGCAAAAAGCCACGCGTTGTGTAAAAGATTGACATAGAAAATGGAAGTTTAAATTCAATTACTTTTTACTAGGCATTTACACGGTGTATGAATAAGAATTAATAAATGATTGGAGGGTTGATTGCGTGGATAGATCAGAAGAAATCCCACACGAAAAATGCTTAATACAAATAGGGAATGCTGCCCTGTTTATGGGCAGCATTTCATTTTGTAAAGCTATTTCTTTTCAACCATCCGGAGGGTTGAAAAATTTGTACATTAATGGGGGATATTTTGTCAGAGTGCCTAATAATGAGTGTTATTCGCCACCCAAATTGATGTATAGCCTCTGTATATAAGACGATGGGGTTTCGCAAAGGCCTGCGTGGAAGACCAGATTGCCATTGACAAGTTTAAAGAGCACTTCCCTTTTTAGCCTCGGTCGGCGTTTGGCCGAAAATCTTTTTGAATTCTGTACTGAAATACTTGCTGTCGTCAAAACCGATCATCACACTCACCTCGCTTACATTGTAAACTCCCGAATCGAGTAGCTTTTTCGCTTCATTGAATCGGATCGTTTTCATGAAATCGTTGATCGTAAGCCCTGTAAGCGATCTCAATTTTCGATACAATGCTGATACGCTCATTCCAATCTGCATAGCAAGCTCATTGACCCCAAAGTCGCGGTCGGAAATATGTTCTTTAACAAGTGAGCCAAGTTTAATGAGGAATTCTTGGTTCTTGTCCTGGGCAATGGCTCTGCTCTCCTGATGGTCCACCAAGACAGACTGGCGGTAACGGTCTTTCAAATCGTCTCGCAGCCGGATCAGGTTGCGTACCTTTAATTCAAGAATCCTCGGATCGAACGGTTTAACAAGATAATCGTCAGCACCCGAAGCGAGCCCTTCGATAATTTGCTGATTCTGTGCCCTTGCCGTTAATAACACGACCGGTATATGTGAAGTCGTAATATTCTTTTTCAAATGGCTGCACAACTGCAAACCGTTCATATCGGGCATCATAATGTCCGACAGGACAATGTCGGGAAGATGCTCATTGGCGAGTTGCAAACCGCGAAGCCCATTTTCCGCCTCCAACGTGTTGAATTCGCTTTCGAAAAGCTCCCTGATAAACACGCGTAACTGGTCGTTATCCTCGACGATCAGGATCGTATTGGTTTTCTTTACAGAGACGCCGCTATGCACGGCGGGCAACTTTGCTGCCATTTCCGTCAACTTCCTGCCGACGTAATCGCTGTTTTTCGGTGCAATTTGCTCGGAAGAAAAGTGCCGGTTTTCGCGCAGCATCCGGATCGTTAATGTTGTACAGCCGGGCATGTTGTTGCCCTCAAGACGGCTCTCGGCAGTAAGGTATCCGCGATGCTGTTCCACAATGCTCTTGGAAAGCGCCAGCCCGATCCCGTAACCGGGTTTTTCCGAATCCGCCTGGTAGTAATAAGTGAATAGTTTCCGCAAATGCTCTGCCGGTATGCCCTTGCCGTTGTCCTCCACAGCAATGCTTACCTCATTGCTCACTTCCACAATGCGCACTGATACCTTACCGCCTTCGGGAGTGAATTTATATGCATTACTAAGCAGGTTATAAAACACTTTTTGCATTTGAGCCAAATCCAGCCACAACAGTACCGGCGTGTCCGGGCATACGAACCTTGTTTCAATGTCCTTTTCTTTTGCGGTGTGCTCGAATGCGGCAATGACGCTTTTCATGATTTTGACCACGTCATATTCCTGGACCTGCAGCCTCACCCCGCCGCTCTGGATCTTGCGGAAGTCGAGCAACTCGTTGACCAGCAGTAATAAACGATCAGAACTGTTTTTAGCAAATCCGAGATAGTGCTCAACGGTTTTACCATCGTATGCATGCTGAAAGGCTTTTTGCATAGGCGCTGAAATCAACGAAAGGTGCGTCCTGATTTCGTGGGAGACATTGGTGAAGAAGTCGAGTTTAACCTGGTTCAGCGCATTTTCCTTGCGGAACGAACTACGTAGCCAGAAAAACCTGGTAACGGCGTACACAGTGGCGGCAAGCAGCAAAATATAGGCCAGGTAGGCATACCAGGTTTTCCACCAGGGCGGGAGAATGGTGATTTGGAGCTCCACGGACTTCTTCATCCAGACACCGTCGCCATTCGCGGCGTTGACATGAAAAGTATAAGTCCCCGACGGCAAGTTCGTATAAGTAGCGGATGGGTTCTCAACATAATTCCAGTCGCGGTCAATACCTTCGATCTTGTACGCGTATTTGTGCTGACCAGAACGAACATAATCTAGTAGCGCGAACTCTATGGTAAAAATACTCTGATCATGGCGGAAGGTGATTTCTTTTGTTTTCCACAGCGGTCCGGGCAGAAGTCCCGTACTATCACCGGTAGCAACTTCCTTGTTGTACAGTTTCAGGGCTGTCAGCATGAGCTGACTAGTGTCTTTGCTTATTGAAATGGCCGCCGGATTAAATGAGAACATTCCCTGATTTGTGACGAAGTAAAGATTCCCCCTGGAGTCGGTCGTTCCAGCTCCCTGCATTAATAGGCCATTTTGCGGCAAACCATCACCATAACCGTAAGATTGAAGCGTCCTGTTTTTGGGATGGTATCTCAATAGCTTGTTCGTAGCATTCAACCATAAATAGCCCCTCTTATCCGCTACAACATCTTTGATATAGCCGCCTGGGACATCGGCATTGGGCTCAAACCTGTTGTTTTTAGAATTATATTGAAAAAGTAAGTTAGTACCGGCTGCCCAGATATTGCCGGAAGGATCTTCTGTTATCCTCCAAAAGTAGTTGGTCGTTTCGGGACCGACAGATATTTTCTCTAATGTCGGTACACGAACAGAACTGCTTTTTGCATTAATCCGATAAACTTCATTCGCGCAACCTATCCAGATATTGTGTATGGAATCTTCGTAAATACATCGAACACTGATGTTTGTGGGTGCTTGCCTGGTGAACACACCACGTTTCTGATTGAACAAAAGCAACCCGTAATAACCTCCGATCCAGAAGCGACCATTGCTATCGGTAAAGATTGCGAAGGTTCTTGCATTGACCAATTCTGATTCACCCTCGGCGATAATCGGGTAATGTCGATAGCTGCCGGTACGAAGATCCAGACTGGTCAATAGGGAATTCCCCGCGGACCAGAATACGTTATCTTGGTCGAGATAAAAGGAGTAGTAATCAGCCTCTTTCGCAAGTTTGAGGTTGAATGCCAAATGATTATTGCCCTTAGTATCAAAGACCAGAAGTTGATCCAGATTATCCGAAACGGCCCAGATTTGTCCTGCTTTACCCTTGCCCAGCCAGGCGTTAGAAAACAATCTGCTTCGCGAATCATTGACGGCAAATGGCCAGGATGCGAATTGAGGAGAATCGGAATGGAAATAGCTGACGCCGGCATAGAAGGAGCCGCACCATACGCCGCCTTGTCGGTCGAGGTATACCGAGAAGAGCATGGTGTTGCCCAGGCTGTTTGAGTCGCCCGGCCGATTTACATACCAATCCGCTTGCCACGTAAGCGGATCGAAATGCACAAGTCCCTGGTTTGTTGCCATCCAGTATTTTCCTTTGCCGTCCGGCAACATTTTGGAAACACGGGGATGTTCGCCACCGGGCGCTTTGAGCGTTTCTACCAGCTTGAACTGCTCAGTAACAGGATTGAATTGATATAATCCGGTGCCGTTACTGCCCAGCCATATAATACCGCTTTCGTCCACGCAAACACAAAGTAATTGACTTAGATCGATCTGCGGCTTTGAGGATGGAATTCGGAATAGCTTGGGTCGGGACCCGTCACTTCGCATTTTGACCAGACCATCACCCGTTGCTGCCCAGATGTTGCCGGCTTTATCCTCGGCCAACGACCTTACCTGCAAAGTCTGACCGAAGAATTCCGTCTGCAGATGCCGTGTTATTCTGAATTTTCCGTTTTCGTTTATAATTCGAGACAACCCATTTTGAGTGCCGGCCCAGGTTTGTTTTTTTTGGTCAGTGATAACGCAATTGACCGAATTGTGGGAGAGAGAATTGGCGTTGGCCGGATCATGGTCAAAGTTGATGAAAGTGTCCGTGTTCGGCTCATAAATGTATACGCCAGACCTAATAGAAGCAATCCATATATTGCCCTTTGAATCGGTTGAAAGATCCCTGATGAATTTAGGATTGCCCTCTTTACCGGTTTGGTAGGCAGTGAACGTCTTGCCGTCGTAGCGATAAAGGCCCGCCTCAGTGCCAAACCACATGAAACCCTGCTTGTCCTGAGTGATCCCTAACGTGCTCGATAACGGGACTCCGTTAACTTCTCGAAAATTCTTAAAAACTTGTCCGTAAGCCTTAGCAAAAAGCACAAAAGTGCAAGCCCAAAGCACCATCGTACGTTGATATACCGCCATTTGTAATAATATGTGAATTGGTAATATGTTGTTGGGCGCACTAATGTAGATATTCCTGCGAATCGTTACTGCTTAACACACTTCATTAAGAAAATGCGTTGCAAGTATATTGAATTACTCACTTTTTTTAAGGCTTGCGATTGGTTTTTATAAGTCATAGCAAGTGCCCATCACCGCTGCCGAATGCGTTCCCCCTGGCACTCCCCGCGAAAAGAATATTCAGCCTACCGCAAAGACAATCTTCCCATGAGAAATTAACCCTACCAAATTGCCAAATTTTTCACCCACCTGTGTGGTAAGAAAGCAGTTACTTTCCGCTATCGCATTCGCGCTCAGGCGCAATACTATTTCCATCACTTAATCTTTTAGGCATGAAATCAAACTTTACAGTACTAACCAGAGGGCTTCTTTGGTTCCTGCTACTTTCGGCAAAATCATTATTTGCCCAATTGGGCTGTTATAGTGCATCCGGTTGTCAGGATTACAGTAATTTCGGTTATGCATCTACTGTCGCTTTGACGCTTGAATACGACAACTACGTTTCGGGCTGGCATTCGTCAGCGGTAAGGGATATTGACGGATCGTTCAAAGTATGGGGGGAACTTTCGAAGGCGGATGGCGCGGGCGCCCACCTTATTCCCAGAGAAGTAAATGCAACCAACTACCCAGGACTCACCGGTGCCCCGTTAAAAATGGGCATTGGGTCGGCAAGTCGCAACACTGTGCAGTACGTCCTGCTTACCAGCGATAACAAACTCTGGGTTTGGGGCCGGGCGGGGGCCGTCGTAGATGCCGCTTTGACGAACAATGTAAACAATGTGATTGTGGAAACCGGACAGCCGGCTGTGAATGTCACTCCATTCCAGCAATTGTCCATCGGTCTTCCGGCAGGGGTTACGGCAGCAAATGTTAAAATGATGTTTGTTACCTCCGGTTCGATCGTGATCACCACCTGCGGTGACGGAAGGGTATACACCCTGTCTCAAAGTTCGTGGGTTCGGGGGGTAATCGGTGGGAATAGTTTATCCTGGAACGTAGTGCAAAAGGAATCGGGAGGTGATCTCACCGATATAGTAGCCGCCAGGGGTTCACGTTCCGGCGTGATTGCCTTGGATAATTCCGGCAACCTCTGGGTTTATGGTGCAAATTCCTGGGATGGCATCGCCACCGCGAGCGCGAACCGGTCAAGGGCTGTTCCCCAGGCTCTGCCACCTGCCGGTGCCGGCGCGAAAATTAAGATGATTGGCACGACCAACGCGTTTACCAACACCGTCACCCATTACGTGCTGTACGAGGATGGCAGGTTATTCGCCCTGGGCGCCAACGACCGGAAACAGCTTGGAAACTGGGACCCGGCCAATGCAAATCAAGCCACCTGGACACAACCGCGCTATACCTCGGCCGCGGGGCCGGTCATGAATGACATCAAATGGATATCGCCGCAGGAACACGACGGGCTTTATGGTTTTATTAATGTATTGACTAACGGTCAAAAGATATTTAACTGGGGACAGGAAAGTGGTTATGCCCTTGGACGAGGCGTGCACGCGAGTGTGAGCGGCTCTACACCCGTGGATCCGGGAGAGCCGGCCAGCTTTGAGGCAGGTTATGCGAATTCCGAAATTATCTCGCTTGAATCGGGAGGCCATACTACCATGATGCTCCGCGAATGCGAAGACGACTTTGGCTATATAGGTCACCGCATTCATGGCAGTATGGGCGACAATATCGATACCGATGTTACCGACAATACCGTGCACTTCCGCACCAGTGCGGTCCAGGTGTGCGGGGCTGTTACGACCGACGCCAGCCTAACGGTGTCTTCACCAGGGCCCTTTCTGTCCGGCAGCTCTGTTACATTCGTGGGGGCACCATCCGGCGGAACGTACGCCATCGACGCCAGCCTCACCACGGCTGCCGGTGCCACCATCAACCCTGTTACCGGGGTAGCCAGCATTCCATCGGCTGGTACATTGCGTGTAAATTATACCATCAACAGTGCTACCTGCGGTGCCGTGGTCGTGAACCAGCTCGTCAATGTGGAACGTATGATAAGCATACCGGGCAATGTCTGGATAGACGCGAACGGTGATGCGATTGTGGACGGTACTGAAAGCGGGACTGCGAACGGCTTCTGGGCCAATCTGCTCGACCCCCAGGGCAATGTGGTAGCATCGGTGGAGGTGGCAGCCGACGGTTCTTATAACATCGAGGTACGCAGTGGCTTGCTCACCAGCATTGGAGATTATTCGGTGGTGCTGACGAACGGTAGCCGGAATATTGGCGACATTGTTACCGCTTCGGATACGCCCCTGAATGGCTACGGGTACACTGGCACCAACCGGGGCGGCACTACTTCTGTTGCGCCCTCGAATAATACAGGAGCAGTTAATTTGGGAAGCCTGAATACGCTTCCGGTTACTACAACTGCTTTGGACCCTGTTAATTTCGGTATTCAAACGCCGCCCGTGGCAGACCCCAAGAGTTACTCCGTGCCAAACAGCGCATTTAGTGCGACACCTCCCGCTGCGTTTCCGGTAAACGCGGGCTATCAGTCTATCCCAGCATCGTCATCGAGCCTGACCGGCTATACGACCGGTGGTTCGCTTTCAGGTTCGGATGCGGAAGATTGTGCGGCTGCAGGCACGTGCGCCACCGGAACTTCGACCACATTTTCTATTCATACCATCAATGCGAATACCCTGGTGTACTATGACTTCGGTGGAGCGACAGGCATTCAGCAGATAGACGTATCCGGCGGTCCCGTGACGATCCCTGATTTCAATGTGAACAGTCTGGTAATCTATGGGAAAGTAGGAAGTGGTACGGCCGGAAGCGAATTTGGTTTTATCTATTCAATGACCGACGAGGCGGGCACAACCAGTACCCCTGTGGCTTACACCATTGCAACCGAATCCGCATTGCCCGTAACGCTGATCAGCTTTGAGGCTTCCACTGAGATGAACACCGTGCATTTGGCCTGGGCTACGGCTAGCGAAGAAAATAGCAGAGGCTTCGAAATTGAGCGTAGTACCAACGCCTCTGACTGGACGAATATAGGTTTTGTAGCGTCACAATCATCTGAAACCGGCAGTGCAAGCCGACTTGATTATTCTTTTACGGACACTTCCATACGCAAAGGAATAAGCTACTATCGTCTGAAGATGATCGATCAGGACGGAACGTTTGCGTACAGCCAAATCCGTTCAATTCGCGTGGACGGGGGCGATCAGCCCCTTGTTTATCCGAACCCGGTCGCTGACGGCGAACTTACCATCGGGCCTTCGGCGCCCGGCCCACACAGGGTTGAAGTTAGTAACCTTGCCGGGATCCGTGTCATGCAACTTCATTCCGGCGACCATCGCCGGCTCGACGTACGCAGATTAGCCACGGGAATGTACATTTTGCGGGTCACTTATGCCAGTGGAGAAATGCAAAGCTGCACTTTCTTCGTAAAATAAGCGCGGGAGAGAAGTAAAGCAAAGCCCGTAAAAATAGAAAGGGTGCGAGAATTGTTCTTGCACCCTTTCTAGGTATTTGACCTCTGGCCACTGCGTTTTCTCTATCGTTCGAAATGTATGACGGTAATGACGTGTGATGGTTCATAACATTCGCTACACTTACAGTCATTTCTGGTCATTCAAAAAATCATATTTGGATCATCGACTAACTCCCGAAAGTCGTTAAATTAATGATCATTTTTTCTCGCAATCCCTCTCACTTCCCCCGAGGGTTGTGAGAAAAAATGAGGCGGTGCGGATTCAAATTGTTTCGTTATGGCCACTGACAGCCTGAGAGCAGAAGCAAGGCAGAAATGGGTTATGCTCTATAGACAGATCGGAAACATATCGGTTGCTGCCAGGAGGTGCGGAATTGCTAGATCTACGTTACAACGTTGGATAAAACGTGAGGATGAAAATCTCTTTACAGATCGGTCTCACCGTCCGCATCGGCTGGGGCGACAAAAGTATCGTCCTGAAGACGAGGCCCTCGTACTTAAGGTACGCGATGAATTCAAGTATGGAAAACTCAGAATCTGCTCTCATCTGTTCAGGCTCCATGATTTGAAGATTTCAACTTCTACCGTAGCGAGAATACTCGAAAAGCATTCAGTTGCACCTATTCGTCGATTTACTAAACATTCCCCTCCA includes:
- a CDS encoding response regulator transcription factor produces the protein MRNHNIHEDYVMVIVDNRPMYRAGIKAGIELMMPEFRFLEYNLCSDLLLDSQTGSSTYFMISVRDMSDRVIFSNIKKIRLLQEACKIVLYGYQRRIFNIIGFFQEKINGYLPDDFTESELRECVTALVADRIFINSQLAIELIINPRQVRPRKQPSPAMAETKVAKLLATGRSDVSNVY
- a CDS encoding DUF6923 family protein — protein: MSIFYTTRGFLLKKLTNFILFFIIFTCVSLSFANAQSCPDPGGGTLWYRFNESQNVNFFPENVPAGKTGDGKATSGKLSLTETMNAVYPLRAATINPELSDGTTGKVVLRFDFLDMAPAAIIKIYQGTSATGTPAETITSANASGYLLQTRTYTGSVTVTFESPVASAGGDFKIFIPYTTGDQTATSAFGFQVAYWKKFITSNSYTVMDSYPEEAAPIATAYFDANKNLVSSELSFCIDYGKPSPSMANSNYIGEVVFFPQARPDLDKSGTADGADQLKAARLVYIMKNVATPATTYQNFMDVQGAVNTTLGPDYTIHYAGLHGDAIDAIPSLPSPAEPVFSITGPASAVPAGTPQNFTVNLTDDGGHPRIFKLKLPNGITLNSATGATYNPSDSTLAFASSPASATVSVTSATSTTAKLRVVYNQPGFWNVNNLIVYEPCTGLDDFQGFIGLSKGDITYPFREASATWAAQPAFPCSELSYVIGNRNIGGSNVSDGYTLDLSSGVTTLAKQTLIEGPNAFINAIGYNTVDNYIWGFRYGTNQLVRIGSDWSVTFHDVTGFPVPVPGFATGDVSPDGILYLYASNSNQITKVDLNPGSANYLTAVTLPTSPTDLNDWSFNPTNGMLYGFGTSKVLYQFDPVTGNRTTLGSVTGAGIETSAYTGAFGTAFFDTDGDMYVGNNGSGAIFKISAPLKNLTATLFSTASGVTPGDGARCPSAIVTDPPVAVDDNGTITCNAATVDVLANDIAGSAPLVPASVKLLTPGTLARVTTLTVTDQGEYNVNTVTGAITFTPVNGLRDTISIDYVVTDGNGLESIATLTIIVDCPMPVTLVAFDARKEGNSALLTWSTTEEVNSDRFEIERSRNGKVWVKIGSVRSNGESSITRNYAYTDNTVEKGENLYRLRMVDLDGTYAFSAIRTVSVENGTGQISVYPNPVASGRLTIDVPGAERYRAEITTLAGSSVLQQSLAKSRELNLHGLSSGMYVLRVISTDGDVQTKVFVVK